A window of Mycolicibacterium madagascariense genomic DNA:
GAAATAACGTGGCAGTTGAGATGTTCTACGACGACGATGCAGACCTGTCGATCATCCAGGGACGCAAGGTCGGCGTCATCGGATACGGCAGCCAGGGTCACGCGCACTCGCTGAGCTTGCGCGACTCCGGCGTCGAGGTGAAGGTGGGTCTGAAGGAGGGCTCCAAGTCCCGCGAGAAGGTCACCGAGCAGGGTCTCGAGGTCGACACGCCGGCCGAGGTCGCCAAGTGGGCCGACGTCATCATGCTGCTGGCGCCGGACACCGCGCAGGCCGAGATCTTCACCAACGACATCGAGCCGAACCTCGAGGCGGGCAACGCGCTCTTCTTCGGTCACGGCCTCAACATCCACTTCGACCTGATCGAACCGGCCGAGAACATCACCGTCGGCATGGTGGCGCCGAAGGGCCCCGGGCATCTGGTGCGGCGCCAGTTCGTCGACGGCAAGGGCGTGCCCTGCCTGATCGCCGTCGACCAGGACCCCACGGGTGAGGGCCAGGCGTTGGCGCTGTCCTACGCCGCGGCCATCGGCGGTGCCCGCGCGGGCGTCATCAAGACCACGTTCAAGGAGGAGACCGAGACCGATCTCTTCGGCGAGCAGGCCGTATTGTGCGGTGGCACAGAGGAACTCGTCAAGGTCGGCTTCGAGGTCATGGTCGAGGCGGGCTACGCCCCGGAGATGGCCTACTTCGAGGTGCTGCACGAGCTCAAGCTCATCGTCGACCTGATGTACGAGGGCGGGATCGCCAGGATGAACTACTCGGTCTCCGACACCGCGGAGTTCGGCGGGTACCTGTCGGGTCCCCGGGTGATCGACGCCGACACCAAGGACCGGAT
This region includes:
- the ilvC gene encoding ketol-acid reductoisomerase, encoding MFYDDDADLSIIQGRKVGVIGYGSQGHAHSLSLRDSGVEVKVGLKEGSKSREKVTEQGLEVDTPAEVAKWADVIMLLAPDTAQAEIFTNDIEPNLEAGNALFFGHGLNIHFDLIEPAENITVGMVAPKGPGHLVRRQFVDGKGVPCLIAVDQDPTGEGQALALSYAAAIGGARAGVIKTTFKEETETDLFGEQAVLCGGTEELVKVGFEVMVEAGYAPEMAYFEVLHELKLIVDLMYEGGIARMNYSVSDTAEFGGYLSGPRVIDADTKDRMRAILKDIQDGTFVKELVANVEGGNKRLEKLRKENAEHPIEVTGKKLRDLMSWVDRPITETA